The sequence below is a genomic window from Planctomycetaceae bacterium.
GACATCCGCGAACGCATCCGCGTCAACGGCGACATGATCTCGCGAGCCGACCTGACCAGCCTGATCTGCCGCTTCGAGCCGGTCATCGAGAAGATGGACGATAAACCGACCTTCTTCGAAATCTTCACTGCCATGGCGTTCATGCACTTTGCTGCCCAGAAGGTCGCCGTGGCCGTCGTCGAGACCGGCCTGGGCGGGCGGCTGGACAGCACCAACGTGCTCAAGCCCGCGGTCTGCGGCATCACCAGCATCTCATACGACCACATGGACCAGCTCGGTAATACGCTGGCCGCCATCGCCACGGAAAAGGCCGGCATCTTCAAGCGAGGCACGGTGGCAATCTCCGTCCCGCAGGTGCCCGAGGCCAAGCGCGCCCTCAAGCGGGCGGCTAAAGAAGGCAACATCCCGCTGGTCTTCACCGGCGACGAGATCGAGTTCTCCTACCGCGTCGAGTCCTCGCGCACGGCGGGCTGCCAGACCCGCGTCTGCCTCACCACTCCGCGCAGCCGCTTCGAGCACCTCACCGTGCCGTTGCTGGGCGAGCACCAGGCCGTCAACTGCGGTCTGGCCTTGGCGCTGCTGGACCAGCTCAAAGCCTCCGGAATGAAAATTGAAGACGCCAAGGCGGTCTCCGGTCTGGCCGACGTGTACGTGCCGGGGCGCATGGAGCAGATTTCCACCGATCCGCACATTCTCGTCGACGGCGCGCACAACGCCGCGAGCATCTCGGCCCTGATGCGCGCCATCGGGCAGCACATCCCGTACGACTCGATGGTGATGATCTTCGGATGCGCCGCTGACAAAGACATCGCCGGCATGATCGCCCAGGTCGCCACCGGGGCCGACAAGGTCATCTTCACCCGCGCCCGCGAAAACGCCCGCGCCGCCTTGCCCGAAGATCTGGCCGAAAAATACGCTGCCTGCACCGGCCGCGAGGCCCAGATCGCCCAGACACTCTCGACTGCCCTGGAGATCGCCTCCAGCGCCGTCACCCGCGAAGATCTGATCTGCGTCTGCGGGTCGTTCTATCTCGTCGGCGAAGCCAAACGCCTGCTCAAGAACTAGATGTCGGTCAAGATGCCCGCGCCGTGGCGCGGGCTGCCTTTCGCCACATGTGCAGGGGCGTGCTCTGGGAGCGGTTGAAGGTGCGGCGCAAGTGCAGAGCACAACTGAAACCTGTCTCTCGGGCAATCCGCGCCAGGGACTTGTTCGTGGTGTCCAGCAGAATTCTCGCCTGCGTGAGGCGCGCCTCGCTGATCTCCCTCGCCACCGGTCGACCGAGGTGCTTGATAAAGTACATGTCCAGCGAACGCCGCGAGAGCCCGACGGCTGCGGCCACCTCGTCGCTGGTCAGGGCGCTGTCGGCAAGGTGGTCCCAGACGTATCGCAGGGCCCGGGCCGTCGGCAGGTGCGGCACGGCGATGATGTTGCTGCTCTGACGGACGCTGATGCCCGGCGGCGGGATCAGCACGTGCTGGCGGGGGATGTGCCGCCCGCTCATCCGCTCGTCCAGCAGTTCGGCCGCCCGGTAGCCCTGCCGGTAGCCGTCCACGCGCACGCTCGACAGCGGAACGGGCGTGGCGCGGCAGATCTCCAGGCAGTCCCCCACGCCGATCAGCGCCACCTCTTCGGGCACCGCCAGCCCCGCTTCCATGCATGCATCGAGGGCGTCGACGGCAGTCCAGTCGCTGTCCAGCAGCAGCCCCAGCGGCTTGGGCAGGGCAGACAACTCCCTCGCCAGCCAGTGCCGAAACGCGCGCGAGCTGTACCCGTGGCGAGCGGTGCCGCTGGCGGGCCAGTCCAGCAGGTGGAACTGCTTGCCGGCCTGCCGGGCGGCCTTCTCGAATCCCGCCCGCTGTTGGTTGACCCACAGGAAGTCGCCCACGTAGCAGTACGCCAGGTGCGTGAAACGCTCTTGGACAAAATGCTCGGCGGCCAGATGCCCGACGGCGCCGTCGTCGGGGGCGACCATGATGCCGCCCTTGAGGTGCGGTCCCAGGCCGATCACGGGCAGCCGGGTGCTGATCCACGGGCGATTGTCGCTGTTGACTGATCTAACGATGATCCCGGCGACCGACCAGAACTCGGCGGTCTGTCGGGGCTGGTCCTTGGGCGGCTCGCCGAGGATGACGACCCATCCGGCCTTCTGGGCATAGTCGCAGACGCCACGGCGGACGTCGTCGCGGTCGTTTCCGGCCAGCAGGATGCGCTGGATGTTGCGAGGGGCGGATTTCATGGCTGCCGATGCTTGCTATAGATGATACATCGGTGTTCCATATGTGATTCTTTACCAGAAAGAAGGATGTCATACAATAGGGACCCGTGCAGTTCAAAGTAAGGAATGGTCAGAGCCGATTGTGGCTCTCCTATAGAGAGGACTTCGACATGAAGCGTTCTGCAATGATGGCAGTGGTGGCAGCGGGTATTCTTGCACTGGCCGGAGCGGCCTCGGCGGCCGTTAGCACGGTGGCTCAATTCCATATGGGCGAAGACGGCGACACTCCCCTTACGGCACTGAAAGATGCGATGGGCGGTCCCAACGCCGTGCGGGAGATCGGCACTACCTTCTCCATCGTGGAGGGCGACACCGGCGCCATGGGCAGCACGAAGTATCTCGATACTGAAAAATCCCTTTGGTATGTGAACCCCGGCATTGGCACTGGTGTTCTTGGGACGACCAACTGGGGCATGGACGTCTGGCTGAAGATGCCCACGCTTGCAGCCGCAAACGCCAAGGCGGACGCGGGGCGTCCCACCAGCAATATCATGTCGAACGGCAGCTTGAACAACAGCATGGGCATGCAACGAGTTTCTACCGACAATTTTATGTGGTCCATGGCGGGAGTCGGGGCCCAGACGGTCTCCGTCGACAACAGCCTGTTCGACACCTGGGTGCATGCGGCATTCGTGTACAACGGCAACAACAACATGCAACTCTACATTAACGGTCAACCGCTCGCGACGTTGAGTCGAAATGCAAACTATGTGACCGGCCGCCAGTCCTACCTGTTCATCGGCACCGTGAGCAATAACACTGCGGGCAACCAGTGGATGGGCGGCATGGACGAACTGCGCGTCTTCACGTTCGACCAGGGCAACTTCAATATCTCCGACATCTACAGCCCCATCCCAGAGCCAGCCACGATGAGCCTGCTGGTTGTGGGCGGCGTGGCGGCGCTGATTCGACGTCGGAGATCGTGAGCGCGTCGAATGGCAATAGGCGGTAATTGGCCATCGGTAATCAGTACTGGGTGCAGCCTCAACGGGCGGCCGTCGGAAACGACGCGCCGCCCGTTGTTATTGTTGTGTCGTGAATTTGTGCCACATGATGGTGCCGCAGTAGTCTTGCCAAAAATATACCACTGTATTTCCAGATAACGTCCTTGATTTTCCTGGACAACGCATTACAATAGTGGCTGTCCATGAAGGATCACGGCCGCCTATTTGGCCGCGATTGGACGCCCCCTTCTTTAAAACGAGCATAGAGGTAGCCGACATGCTTCCGCGATTGAGTCGTGGCGCTGCGGCAATACAAAGGAGAAGATGATGAGGCAATTCCATGTGGCAATGGCACTGGTTCTGGCGGTGAGCCTGGCCGGTACGGTCCAGGCGGCGACGATCAGCTATGTCGGCGCCGACGTCGACGGAACCAAAGGCGCCTGGCGGACGACGAGCGTCGCCAAGCCGTTGGATCTCGACAGCGACAACGTCTACGGCACGGCCGGGTACTTGATGCCCATCTTCGACTATCACACCGGGACGATGCCGGCA
It includes:
- a CDS encoding folylpolyglutamate synthase/dihydrofolate synthase family protein, with amino-acid sequence MKYLFSQTDYEQMRRVRYNADTFNLNRMRNLLKAVGDPHRDLQCVHIAGTKGKGSTATMLAHMLASCDHKVGLYTSPHIVDIRERIRVNGDMISRADLTSLICRFEPVIEKMDDKPTFFEIFTAMAFMHFAAQKVAVAVVETGLGGRLDSTNVLKPAVCGITSISYDHMDQLGNTLAAIATEKAGIFKRGTVAISVPQVPEAKRALKRAAKEGNIPLVFTGDEIEFSYRVESSRTAGCQTRVCLTTPRSRFEHLTVPLLGEHQAVNCGLALALLDQLKASGMKIEDAKAVSGLADVYVPGRMEQISTDPHILVDGAHNAASISALMRAIGQHIPYDSMVMIFGCAADKDIAGMIAQVATGADKVIFTRARENARAALPEDLAEKYAACTGREAQIAQTLSTALEIASSAVTREDLICVCGSFYLVGEAKRLLKN
- a CDS encoding substrate-binding domain-containing protein, encoding MKSAPRNIQRILLAGNDRDDVRRGVCDYAQKAGWVVILGEPPKDQPRQTAEFWSVAGIIVRSVNSDNRPWISTRLPVIGLGPHLKGGIMVAPDDGAVGHLAAEHFVQERFTHLAYCYVGDFLWVNQQRAGFEKAARQAGKQFHLLDWPASGTARHGYSSRAFRHWLARELSALPKPLGLLLDSDWTAVDALDACMEAGLAVPEEVALIGVGDCLEICRATPVPLSSVRVDGYRQGYRAAELLDERMSGRHIPRQHVLIPPPGISVRQSSNIIAVPHLPTARALRYVWDHLADSALTSDEVAAAVGLSRRSLDMYFIKHLGRPVAREISEARLTQARILLDTTNKSLARIARETGFSCALHLRRTFNRSQSTPLHMWRKAARATARAS
- a CDS encoding LamG-like jellyroll fold domain-containing protein, producing MKRSAMMAVVAAGILALAGAASAAVSTVAQFHMGEDGDTPLTALKDAMGGPNAVREIGTTFSIVEGDTGAMGSTKYLDTEKSLWYVNPGIGTGVLGTTNWGMDVWLKMPTLAAANAKADAGRPTSNIMSNGSLNNSMGMQRVSTDNFMWSMAGVGAQTVSVDNSLFDTWVHAAFVYNGNNNMQLYINGQPLATLSRNANYVTGRQSYLFIGTVSNNTAGNQWMGGMDELRVFTFDQGNFNISDIYSPIPEPATMSLLVVGGVAALIRRRRS